In Mercurialis annua linkage group LG6, ddMerAnnu1.2, whole genome shotgun sequence, the following are encoded in one genomic region:
- the LOC126653725 gene encoding uncharacterized protein LOC126653725 gives MEANNGNLFQNQGQVMSKTKVGKPPTRLQKRAPTTLQVNYSTSYPLLPSSGSPHTPIPLLSPLVVSPQPLSEAEEFRFPIMGGDSKKVAPAVLPGGEWHHPAVANGYIEPSSLFNIFQSKCVLVNHAK, from the coding sequence ATGGAAGCAAACAATGGAAATTTATTCCAAAATCAGGGACAAGTTATGAGCAAGACAAAAGTTGGAAAACCCCCAACAAGATTACAAAAAAGAGCTCCAACAACTCTTCAAGTTAATTATAGCACAAGTTACCCACTTTTGCCCTCTTCCGGTTCGCCGCATACTCCGATCCCGCTTCTATCACCGCTTGTTGTATCGCCACAGCCGTTGTCAGAGGCCGAGGAATTTCGGTTTCCGATAATGGGAGGTGACAGCAAGAAAGTTGCACCGGCCGTCCTTCCCGGAGGAGAATGGCATCATCCAGCAGTGGCTAATGGATACATTGAGCCTTCAtctttgtttaatatttttcagTCTAAATGTGTGCTTGTTAATCATGCAAAGTga